The Streptomyces hundungensis genome contains the following window.
TTGGCCCCCAGGCTTCCCTGAGGCGGCCCCCCTCGCAGGAGGGAGAGGGCCTCCCCCGCGCGAGGCGCCCCGCTCGCGTCCGGGTGGCCGCCGCCCTCCCCCGAAAAGTGGCCGCTCGCGCCCCCTCGGGGACGAAATCAGGGTGAGGCCAGGGTCGGGACGGGTGCCGTGTGCCGCATGGGCCCGTCACCATGGACGTATGAGCACGCCGACCCAGGTGGACGTACAGGTGGACGTATGAGTACGCCTGCCGATACGCCCCTCGCACCGCCCGACCCCGCGCCCGATCCGGCCCCCGAGGCCCCGCGGCTGCGCCGCAGCGCCCGCAACAAGGTCATCGGCGGGGTCTGCGGAGGCCTCGGGCGGTACTGCGACGTCGACCCGGTGATCTTCCGGATCACCCTCGGCGTGCTCTCCGTGACCGGCGGCCTCGGCCTGGTCTTCTACGGGTTCGCCTGGCTGCTGCTTCCGCTGGAGGACGAGGACGAGAACGAGGCACGCCGGCTGCTCACGGGCCGCGTCGAGGGCGCGGCCCTGGTGGCCGTCCTGATGGCGCTGGCCGGGTGCGGGATCTTCCTCACCATGTTGAAGAACGGGCCGGTGATGACGTTCGCGGTGCTGCTCGCCCTGCTGCTCGGGGGCGCCGCCGTGTGGTCGCTGCGCCGCTCCACCACTCCGCTGGACGCCCCGCTCGATCCGGTCGCGGCCCAGGCCGTCGCGGACGCGCCGCCGGAGACGAAGGCGCCGCCCGCGCCGTCCCCGCCGTCGTGGTGGCGGGACCCGATCGTCAAGGACGGCACCACCGGGCCGGTCGCCACCGGCTATCTGTGGGGGCCGGCCGACGCGGAGGCGCCGCCCACCGACAGGGCGTCGCGCAAGGCCGCGAAGGTCGCGGTGCGCGAGAGCCGGGGCCCGCGCTCCCTCGGCGGCCTCCTCTTCCTCCTGGCGCTGCTCGCCTTCGCCGCCGGGCTCGGCGACGGCTGGGACCACCGGCCGCTCGGCACCGGCCTGGAGATCGGGTTCGCGGCGGCGCTCGCGGTGTTCGGGCTCGGCCTGATGGTGAGCTCGCTCCGGGGGCGTACGGGCTTCGGCACGCTCTTCCTCGCGGTGCTCACCGCGGCGCTCCTTGCGGGCTCGGCCGCGCTGCCCAAGACCATCGACTCCCATTGGCAGCGCACCAGTTGGACGCCCGCCTCGATCGCGGAGGTGCGGCCCGGCTACGACCTGGGCACGGGCGTCGCCACCCTCGACCTGAGCCGGGTCGCCGTGCCGCCGGGCCAGACCCTGACGACCCGCGCGGAGGTCGGCGCGGGCCGCGCCAAGGTCGTCGTACCGAAGGACGTGACCGTGCGGGTGAGTTTCGACATGGGCCTCGGCGACATCCAGCTGCCGGGCGAGAAACCGGACGACATCCGGGTCTCACCGGACCAGAAACGGACCGCGACGCTCGCGCCACCGGTGGGCGCCGAACCGGCCGGCACGCTCGATCTGCGGCTCACGGTCGGCGTCGGCCAGGCGGAGGTGGACCGTGCCGCGTCATGAGTTCCGTCCGGGCCGGCTCGTCGCCGGGCTCGCCCTCGCGGCGACGGCCGTCCTGTTCGCGGGGGACGCGGCCGGGCGCTGGGACACACCCTCCTTGGTGGTGATCCCGCTGATCTGCGGCGGTCTCGGGGTGGCCTCGCTGGTGAGCTGGATCGACTACGGGGTGCGCAGACGGCGCCGCCGGACCAGGAGCGCGTCCGCGGAGAGCAGCGGTGTGCCGGCGAGCACGAGCGGGAGCCAGGCCATCAAATAGGCCAGGTCGTTGCCGTAGTAGTACGGGGTGGTCGTCCAGCTCACCGTGAGCCACAGGGAGAGCGAGATCAGCGCTCCGCCCAGGGCCGCGAGGCGTCCGAACAGGCCGAGCAGCGTGGCGAGGCCGACGGCCAGCTCGCCGAACGCGATGGCGTACCCGAATCCCGAGGGGCTCTTGAGGGCGAGGTCGACGAGGGCGGGGATCGCGGCGCTGTCCCGCACGCCGTGCATCAGCTCGCCGATGGATCCGGCTCCGGAGGCGTGGAAGAACGCGCTGTCCGTGAGCTTGTCCAGGCCCGCGTAGACGAAGGTCACGCCGAGGAAGATCCGCAGCGGCACCAGCGCGTAGGCGCGGGCCGTGGCCCGCAGGCCACCTCGGTGGTCCACCCCGCCCCGCACTCCGGTCGCATGTCCATGTGCCATGGCTGATCCCGCCTCCATCCGATGGGCCTGTCACCAGACGATACGGATGAGGGGAACGCGTGTCTCAATCCGACCCGGGTGGCGGGCGCCCCCTTCAGTCGGCGACCTCCACCAGGACGCCGTTGGTCTCCACGCCCGCCGCCGTCACCACCCGGATCTCCACCCGCCCGGCCTCCACGTCCACCGGCACCGGCACCGTCAGGACCCCGTCCGTGGGGTTCGCGAAGCCGCCCGGGACCGGGACCAGCGGGACGTGGACGTACACCGCGCCGATCCGCACCACCACGCGGGCCAGGCAGTCGGGGGTGCCCGCGCCCGGCGGCACGAACCCCGCGCCGCGGATCTCGATGTCGTCCCCGGTACGGATCGGCGCGTCCAGGTCCCCCGCCTCCCGCGCCCGTACGACGGAGAGCACCACCGGACGGCAGCCCTCCGCGTGTTTGCCCGCGAAGTACGTCACGGTGGAGACGAGGACCAGGGCCGCCAACCCCCAGGGCAGATCGGGGAGTTGCTCGGGATGGCGGGTCAGGCGCACCGCCGCGAAGAGGACCGCGACCAGCGTCACCACCACGTACTGGGCGTCCGCGAAGCTGCCCCGGCCCGCGTCGTCGGTCAGGAGGTCGGCGCCGCGCGGCCGGTCGGCCCGCAGCTTCTGCAACCGCTGGCCGTGGATGCGTACCGTCACCACGCGGCGGACCGTCACCGCGATCGTCGAGGTGAGGAAGACAGCCGTCAACAGGCCCGCGCACCGCGTCAGTTCGAGGCCGCGCAGGATCGTCTCGCGCTCGGTGTGGCCGGAGGCGGCGGCGAGCCGCAGGGCCAGGAACAGGGCGGCGAAGGCCGCGAACAGGACCCAGGTCGCCGCGACGGCGCGCGAGGTGGAGAGCCGGTTGTCCTCGCCGAGCACCGGTGCGAGGACCCCGCCGTGCGCGCGGTGGCGGTGGGCCGTCGCCGTCAGCAGGGCCGCCACGACGAGCGCGGACAGCAGCCCGGCGGTGCGGGCGGGCGTCCACCCGGTGCCGATGGCGGTGGCGGCCTCGGCGAGCGAGAGCGCGAACACCCCGCCCCAGAGCGTCACCAGGGTGGCCCGCCAGACGCGTTCGGGACGGGCGAGGCCCGCCTCGCGACAGCGTTCGGCGACCATCCGCGCGGACTCGGTCAGCTCGTCGGAGACCCACTGGCGCGAGGCTCCCGCGGAGTGGGCCAGGGCGACGGGCAGCCCCTCGCCCGCGGCGAGACCGTCCCGCTTGGCGAGGAACGCCGCCACCGCGCGCCGGTGATCGTCGCGCGCACCGTGCGCGCAGTCACCTCC
Protein-coding sequences here:
- a CDS encoding DoxX family protein encodes the protein MAHGHATGVRGGVDHRGGLRATARAYALVPLRIFLGVTFVYAGLDKLTDSAFFHASGAGSIGELMHGVRDSAAIPALVDLALKSPSGFGYAIAFGELAVGLATLLGLFGRLAALGGALISLSLWLTVSWTTTPYYYGNDLAYLMAWLPLVLAGTPLLSADALLVRRRRLRTP
- a CDS encoding PspC domain-containing protein — encoded protein: MSTPADTPLAPPDPAPDPAPEAPRLRRSARNKVIGGVCGGLGRYCDVDPVIFRITLGVLSVTGGLGLVFYGFAWLLLPLEDEDENEARRLLTGRVEGAALVAVLMALAGCGIFLTMLKNGPVMTFAVLLALLLGGAAVWSLRRSTTPLDAPLDPVAAQAVADAPPETKAPPAPSPPSWWRDPIVKDGTTGPVATGYLWGPADAEAPPTDRASRKAAKVAVRESRGPRSLGGLLFLLALLAFAAGLGDGWDHRPLGTGLEIGFAAALAVFGLGLMVSSLRGRTGFGTLFLAVLTAALLAGSAALPKTIDSHWQRTSWTPASIAEVRPGYDLGTGVATLDLSRVAVPPGQTLTTRAEVGAGRAKVVVPKDVTVRVSFDMGLGDIQLPGEKPDDIRVSPDQKRTATLAPPVGAEPAGTLDLRLTVGVGQAEVDRAAS